The genomic segment AGCTTCAGGAAGATGCCGGTCACGTGCCGCTCCACGGCCGCGACGCTCACGAAGAGCTGCTTCGATATCCCCGTGTTGGAGTGGCCTTCGGCCATCAGGGCCAGGACCTGCCGCTCCTTCGGAGTGAGCGCGGCCAGCGGGTCCTGCGGACGCTTGCGACCCAGGAGCGCCGAGATGACGTCCGGGTCGAGTGCCGACTCCCGGGCCACGACCCGCTCGACGGCGTCGATGATGATCCGAGGGCTGGCCACCTTCTCCTTCAGGAGGTAGCCCACGCCGCTCGGGTCGTCCCCGACCAGGTCGAGCGCGTAGGAGGCGTCGAGGAACTGGGACAGGACGATGACGGCGGTCTCCGGTCGCGCGGCGCGGATCTTCCGGACGGCCACCAAGCCGTCCGCTTCCAGATCCGGCGGCATCCGGATGTCGGTGATCACCACGTCGGGGAGGTGTTTCTGGGCGACGTGCACGAGGTCCACCGCGTTGTCGACGGCCGCGACCACGTCGATGCCCGCCATGCGCAGGATGGCCGCGATGCCTTCGCGCATGATCGGCTGGTCTTCTCCCAGCACCGCCCGCAATGGTTGGTTCATGAACGAATCCTAAGGCCCGCACCCGGCGGGCTTCGTCCCGTCAGGGTGCTCG from the Streptomyces sp. NBC_01335 genome contains:
- a CDS encoding response regulator transcription factor encodes the protein MNQPLRAVLGEDQPIMREGIAAILRMAGIDVVAAVDNAVDLVHVAQKHLPDVVITDIRMPPDLEADGLVAVRKIRAARPETAVIVLSQFLDASYALDLVGDDPSGVGYLLKEKVASPRIIIDAVERVVARESALDPDVISALLGRKRPQDPLAALTPKERQVLALMAEGHSNTGISKQLFVSVAAVERHVTGIFLKLGLGQGASGQHRRVLAVLRYLGQ